Within the Eucalyptus grandis isolate ANBG69807.140 chromosome 1, ASM1654582v1, whole genome shotgun sequence genome, the region TATTGGCCAGTGGAATTAGAGTTGATCACGAGCCTGGCAGCAATTTGCTAGCTCGGGTGAGACCGAAAATTTATGTCATCTTATTGACTAGGAGCCAGCTCGGGCAACAAGTTGCCCTCAAACCCGTGGCCTGACTCACTTGTTTGACTTCGCCTAGATATAAAGACCAAGTAGCCAAGCAACGTTCCGTTAGGGGGAACCGACATGCATCGGTCTTAAAATGGATAATCTTGGTATTTCATCACGTGCACTTCGGTTAATTTTAGTAGCTATATCCTTGGACTAATGCACACAAGCCGTATACATGAACACCATTGTTAGTCTGGAGAAATGAGGCTGAAATATCTCAAAAAACCAGAGGCTGATACGTTCCTTCTCGTCCGGTATTCATGCTCAGCTACTTCTTTAGGGGGAGCAAGATGGAGATCTAATCTCTGCAATCTCTTATGCTCCATTTTCTTCCCCTCCTATCCTCCTTTCAAAACGGTTGAACGGCGCAAAACTAAAGCGGCAACTAATGGAATGCAAGAACATTAGAATCCTTCTCGCAATGTCCTTCTTCGCTTTCGTTTTGCTCAACCCTGCCGAGGCAATCTGTGTCCCTCGCGACGCCACTCCCGTCGGACCATCTCCGTCGCCCGACTCTCCTCTGAACTCCAATGCCTCGCCATAGCACCAACCGTCTCCATCACCAGAATCGATTCCTCCTCCACCATCCACGGCCGCTCCTCCTCAAATCTCACAGGTCGGACCATCTCCGTTGCTCAACTCTCCTCTGGACTCCAATGCGTCCCCATACGACAAATCGTCCTCTTCGCCAGAATCGATTCCTCCTCCACCCTCTGCAGCGGCTCCTTCACAAAGCTCACAGGCCATGGATGCCGATCCTCCATCAACCAATGTAGAGGCCACTACCGTGCATAGGGGCGGCCCAATACAGGCGGAAGCGGCCAACCTCGCGCTAAAAAAAGGTGCGCGATACGACTGATTACCCCGCCCTCTGCATCTCCACCCTCACCCCGTCCTGGTCGGGAGCGCGCTGCTGGAGGGGCCCATTGCCCTGCTCCACGCGGCCATCAAGGCGGCGACTGCGGAGACCAAGCTTGCGATGACAGCGCTAGGCAGGCTCATCGAGACATTGCACGCGGACGCCAAGACCTTGACGATCCTCAAAGACTGCCATGACAACCATAGCGACGCGCTGGACAACTACCAGGCCGCGACGGACGCGATCCCGAACCGGGACATAGGGACCATAAAAACCATGCTGAGCGCGGCGGTGACGGACTACGAGACGTGTGAGGACGAGTTCTCCGGGAGGCGCTCCCCGATGGCCAGCCGGGATAGTAAGCTTAGCCGTATGGCTGATAATTGCTTGGCCATTGCTTCCTTGATCAAATGAGTTAGCTGTTGGATGCCTTTTGAGATGTCCTGTAATATAAGATCCAAAGTGCCACTtaagttaaaaaagaaacttttccattCCTTTAAATAGGATAATGAGTCTTTAGGAATAAGAAGCAAATACATACTTTACAGGAATTGTATGGGTCTAtaagattataatttttatgatgaGTATTGTAACCTTGTGAAAGCGGTTTTTATGTAACTAACCAACATGCTAATCGGCTCTTTTATATATGAGAAATTGTAGAAATTTTTATGTTATGGTGTAATTGGGCAATTGATCGAGATTAGCAGATGAAAATCACTCTCAGGCCATTAAATTTCTCCCCATTCTTTAAGTGATTAAAGATTAGGAGTCCGACCCAAACGGGTTGCTTGAGTGATGAACGTGTTTGTCTTATCCATTCAAAGTTTAGGTTCCAAACGTGTTTGTCTTATCCACTCAAAATTTAGGTTCCAAACGCGGCAATTGTGCACTCTCTTCACGTGTATGAACCATGTCCTCCAGATATTATTGATGTGTGAAGATTTGAGGGCCCGTGAGAAAAATTGCGCATTTGAGGATATCCCCACCCACAAAGTGAGGGCCGGCGAGATGAACCATCGTGCTCCAATAATTATCGATGTGCGAACAAGTGAGGGCTGGCGAGAAAGACTGGGCATTTGAGGATATCCCCGGTCACaagcgagggccggcgaccttcACCGGTCATAGTCAAACCTTGCCTATGGTTGACGCTGGCCCTTGCCGACCATCACCCACGTCTTGATGATTGGCAAAGGGAGGAGAggtaaataagaaaaagaaaaaagaaaaagaagttaaaaattaataaaatttaaaaatattgcaaaacaacgttgtttgtCCATGTCAATCACTGCCTGTGTCAATAGCCGACAATGATTGAACCATCAAATTGGCCAAAGGGGTTACAttagaaatttgtcaaaaaatttaaaattaaatttgaaattagaaagACTACATGAAGGAGAAGTAATATTCTCGATTGGTATTTTCGAGACTTACATTTATTGGCTTATATATCAAATTACATCCAAATTAACAAGTAAGGCAAATCTATGTCAATTTATTGTTCTAGAAACATTACATTAGATTAAATGAAATGATTAAGTGCTTTCATTTCCCCCTTCTTGTTAATGTCAAAAAAAGTGGGATGCCATGAAACTCTATGACGATGTGGCTCAAGCACAAAATTCCATTCTACCCGACTTTTTTCATTACGTTTAAATTACATGTTTTAGAAATTCATAAACAAAAGTTAAGCAAAAGGGAGCCACTATGGAAAGTGAAAGTGTCATCGCATGGCACTCCTCTTGAAGTTACTTATTCGATGAGGACACCGATGGTCTATTCTCAATCATTAAAGTTGTGCAGCTTTGTTTTTCCACTAAAGGACCTAGCAACATTGCTTTCCCACGATAGGGCCAATGAAATAACAAAGCTACTCTTTGCTGAGGCTCAGACCATAGGCTGAAATTCCTTGATTGATGGAACACAAACCCACACAGGAAAAACTAATCGATTTATAGATAACATTTTTCATGTATTGAAAACAATAAGTTTAGATTGGAAGAAAACGACTTCCCTTTCTAGCAAGAAGGATTTCACTCTCTCTAAAGTACCGAACAAATGAAAAACTacccttttccttgaaaataaatttcatgaaaaataattttctgatATTACGAaattttcagtgaaataaaAACATCCTAAATCAAGCATATGTTCATGCATGCGTGTTGGGATACCTCTCATTGGTGGTGTCCTGATTGGATCAATCCCCACTCTGAAAAGTTGACAAACTTTGTGATTATAATTACTGATTTCCGTTATCTTTATTGTTAGAGACAAATCATAAAATCCCACAGTAAAATTTCCCTTGTCCCTTTGATTTATGGGTcgagaaaaaaattcatgcatGCCTAGATAGAGAGAATTATTAGACTTTGGCATTTCATAGGAATGTTCTTGATTACGCATGGGGTCGGGCAGTAAAACTATAAAATGAATGGTAAAGAAACTTTTAGGCTcattttgttttatgaaaagtaaatgattttgaaaacatttttctaaaaaaaactacttatattgattgaaataatgagccaatacaaaatgttttcattatcgacaataatttatatctaaatatttttgcgaatgattaaaataatttttcttcaattaatttaataaaaatataagcgatatctttaagaaaatgtcataaaaatcaattttttcgcAAAGCAAAATGAACGGGATCCAGGGAAGATTGACTGGTGTGGTTTTACTGTTCTCAGCCAATCGAGGCACGTCACCTGTGAACGAAGGGGAAGACCGCAAAGACAAAGCAGACGTGAGAATCAAGCTAGGTCAGTCAACGAGTCAACGCACGATTCTACACTATACATTCCACACCCTTGGCCAAAGTTAATCCTGCCTCACTTCGAATCCACCCACAAAATCTGAGTCCTTTAGTCtcgatcttcctctctatgctTGCACAATTTGGTTATCCAGATGCAGAACACAATCTCAGAAGTAACAAGGTCACTCCCTCCCGGATTCAGATTCCAGGCCACTGATGAGGAGCTTCTGTTGGACTACTTGAAGCCCAAGATTCTCGGACAGCCCGACGGACGCCACTACGGCATGATACCGGAGATTGATGTACTGGAATTCGAACCTTGGCAATTGCCCTCCCTGTTCGGTCACATGTTCAGCGGTAAGgagctgtttttcttttgtcacgTTAAGCGCAAGTACTTGAACAGCAACCGCTCCAACCGGACAACCAAAGCCGGTTATTGGAAACCGACCGGCGAGGTGCCCACCATCGTGAGCGAGGACACTGAGGCAAAGATAGGAATCAGGAAGACACTAGTGTTCTATGAAGGCCGCATGCCCAAAGGCACAAGGACTAACTGGTTGAAGCACGAATATCACCTAAATCCCAAGTGTTTGGGAAACAATCACGCTGAAAATGAGGTAACATTCTGGTTTTCATTCATCTGCACAATGCGATTGGTTATAAATAACATATGGGACATGCTTCTTTAGTTATGGGTTGTTTCtctattgttatatatatatacagatgCTGCCTTATGTGGTATGTCGGATAAAGTACAAAAAGGACAAGAAGCTGATGAAGGGTCGTGCTCCGACGATCAGCCCTGGAGGCTATCCAAACAGCGCTTTCACAAACACTAACAATGTATCAGAGACCCCTATGAATCAAGAAGAGGACCATTTGAGCTACTGTAACTACCCCAACAATGAAGCTGCTGAGAACCGTCAAGCTGTTGATGCTCAACCTGAGGTGAGAGACACTCATTCTAGTTTGTAGAACTTATTTAGGATTGGATTTTATCCCCTAGTCCTACAGAACATACCAAAGTCCCAGAAACTCATTGGTTTCCTGGGGCCAAATTACTAATGCTTGCATTAACATATAAGCAACATCTGTGGGactattttcatttcatacttCAAGATTGTTTCTACAACAAAAAATGCAGAGTACTAAAGATGATTTGTTTCATACGATTGACATTGTCTTGAATGCAGATGTCAGTGGAAGAGTTAATGGAATCGCTCCCTTCATCTCAACCACTGGATGGCAATTTATCATACTACAACACCACTCCAGCCTATCAGCCCCAGGCAGCAGCAGGGGAAGGATCATCGTCCTTCTTTGATTTCTCACATGACAACGATGGCAATGAGTTTGGCCACGGGTACATGCCATCTCCATACATCAATTCCATATTATTCCGGTTTCACTGTGCAATGTCTGAGGACTTCTCTACTACAATGTGCGACAATGGTCGATCATAATTTGCAAGGAgtttgtgtgtatgtgtgtgttttTACTTGTGATGTATTTTGTATCGTGAGTGGCTTTTGGAGTGAAGCGAAACATATGCAGTTTCGTACTTTCTTGCTGTCCTAGTTTGAGagtcgtgttttttttttttaaatataaagttCAGATTGTGTTTTCTGCTAATTAAGATGTAATACTTCTGATAGTGTTATGTTATTCAGGCTATCCCTAGTTCTTGTCCTCATTTAATGAAGATATTCATTGGAGGAGTTGAAAGACTCTCAAAAGATAGATGCAATTAGCAGAATGGTTAAAAGCCGTGGAATTTGGAGCTAGAAGTTGAAGTGGGAACGTTATGCCCGGGGGGtttatcttttttcatatttttaaaaaatagaaatacatCTTTTCATCACAACAAACACCTACGTAACAGTAACACTAAGATTCaaacaaatatttctttaagaaaaaataCAAACCTCAATGGCCGGATGCAGTAAGGGTAGTGGAGTACCGTCCGGCTAGGCCATTTCAGAGATGTATCTGTGTTGGTGCCTCTTTAAGTGGCCTGTCCTATTACTAGATTTTAAGGATAATTTCGCAGCACATACCGGGCATAGAGCCTTCTTCTCACCATTGGAGAGATCCatgatattgaacattttccaaACATTGGGCTATCGTCTTGGCGAGCCATTTAGAAAATTTTTCGGAATTGGCAAGCCATTTAGGAAGTGGGCTGGGTGCTATCACTTAGGGATGATTAGTTACTGGACTGGGTGGGGATGATTAGTTATTGGGTGGTCCGGTTCTCATCTAGGAATCAGGAATTGGATCGGCGGGACTGGTTCCCATTTCGTTGGAACCAGGAATCGGACCATTTGGTCGtggaaccggtccggtccgatcAGAGTGGGTAATGGAACCGGTGGCTAGCTACCTGGAAGCTTGACGGCTGCTGTGAGGACGATACCGGGAGCTGCAAGCCAGCGAGGAGCCTCGTCGGAACTGGCGCGGGCGGCCTAGCGGAGGCGAGAAGCGTGCCGCTGATTCtgcttgctgttgttgttgggCTTTGCCGACGTCGGAAGGACACGACAGAGCTGGGTTTTCAATGCCAATCTCGGGCGATTGGCGGCGCAGTGGCAGGAAATGCAAGAACAAGCTTCGGTCCCGACGTCTGGCGGCTGGACTGGCGTGTCGGAATGGAATGCGGGAAGGCCAAGAAGCTCGTCGGTGTGGCCAACAGGGATCTTCACCGGAATTGGGCGGCACTGGGCAGAGAGCAACAACATCATCGCGGCCACAGGTGGTGTCCGGTGGAGGTTGGTGGCTGCGACGGGAGGCTACGACTGGCCGGAGGTTTCGCTAGTTTCGGCCCTGTGCAAGAACAAGAGCGAGGCGCCAAAGCTGCAGGACGTACGGAATCGGctaagggaagaagaaagagagggagaagaagaagatgcttttttcttttctcccctctCGTCGCTTGTGAAAACCTTCTTCTTTCCAtgaactctttttctttgtgtCAGACTTCTTGGTGCGCGATTCCACCTGAAATTGAGAATCAGTTCGAAATTCATCTATTCTAATTTTATAGAATTGGAAATCGGACTGATGACCTTGTAACTACATATATCGGTTCTATTTGCTTACCCCTGCTATTGCTAATTCCACCCATTGtgaattcgaaaaataaaaaaagaccatATATAGAAATTGAGATTTTCGAGAATTTACAAGAGAAGGATAAGTAAGGAGAGACAAATGATGgtgaaaatgagagaagaaagaggagttgAACTATGTAGCCAAACAATCACATGAATGTGATTGTTcgaccacttttttttttttattttttatttaatactttATATGGTGATTGCTATGACCCTTCCTAAGGTTTGTTGCTCCGCAATGCAAATTGGAAAATAATCTTCACCTTGAGCCATTTTGCAATGCAGCGGTAGCAAAAGCAATGGCCGCAATCCAACTTTCCGGGTTGATCAGGATAGGCATCCTGCAATTATGTTAGCAAAAACGAGAGTATAATGAGTGGTCAATATATTCCATTTAGTCTATATTTGTCTTAAAAGTTATGAAATGACCGAAATTTTTTGCCATTCTTCTTTTATCTCGATGTTCTTACATAATGAAGTGACTTTGACAAGTCAGATACAATATGTTTTGGGCCTTGAATTCCATTGATTAGGCATGCTTGTGAGCATTGTTCTAATTTTATGCCCTTTTTGGCATTATTttaggcttttatttatttttctaaatgctTTACTGGTTAATGTAACTTTTTGGGTTTTACAATGTCACTTAGGGTTAACAGGGTACTTATTTGATCTATTCTATGTATGAGGTAGCTTTTTGTCATGTTTCacataatgaaaaagaaaagtgatttctcTTTGTTAGTGCGCAAGTGAGAAGTGTTGTCTTAGTGCATGTTGGCGGATCGATGAATCTTGTGTTTACCTATAGTTAATTGTATCACTTAGGATCCCCAAAAAGGTGCTGCTTTAAATAGATGGCCCTTTGTAgcaatcaaaaaattaattcgatGTTATTAATGTAatttgtgtgtttgtgtgtttAAGTGAGAGAGAGTATCTACTGCCCATATAACTGATACATCTTAATCTAATCACCATATATATC harbors:
- the LOC104451638 gene encoding NAC domain-containing protein 83; protein product: MQNTISEVTRSLPPGFRFQATDEELLLDYLKPKILGQPDGRHYGMIPEIDVLEFEPWQLPSLFGHMFSGKELFFFCHVKRKYLNSNRSNRTTKAGYWKPTGEVPTIVSEDTEAKIGIRKTLVFYEGRMPKGTRTNWLKHEYHLNPKCLGNNHAENEMLPYVVCRIKYKKDKKLMKGRAPTISPGGYPNSAFTNTNNVSETPMNQEEDHLSYCNYPNNEAAENRQAVDAQPEMSVEELMESLPSSQPLDGNLSYYNTTPAYQPQAAAGEGSSSFFDFSHDNDGNEFGHGYMPSPYINSILFRFHCAMSEDFSTTMCDNGRS